Proteins found in one Oryza glaberrima chromosome 4, OglaRS2, whole genome shotgun sequence genomic segment:
- the LOC127772072 gene encoding 30S ribosomal protein 3, chloroplastic translates to MLAMSVHPAATPALASRARISRPKLSAASPCTTSSSSTPLLVHLGSRRLPLRSLRGLAAAAASGAVEAEEGEEEKQVGGGDASAGEEAQEYKVKVPERQDPMLVLKFIWMEKNIGIALDQLVPGYGSIPLSPYYFWPRKDAWEELRAKLEEKEWISQKQMIILLNQATDIINLWQQGGGSLST, encoded by the exons ATGCTGGCGATGTCCGTCCAccccgccgccacgccggcccTCGCCTCGCGCGCCCGCATCTCCCGGCCCAAGCtttccgccgcctccccctgcaccacctcctcctcctccactccactCCTCGTCCACCTCGGCAGCAGGAGGCTTCCCCTTCGCTCGCTCcgtggcctcgccgccgccgccgcttctggCGCCGTCGAagcggaggagggagaagaggagaagcaAGTCGGAGGTGGGGATGCGAGCGCCGGCGAGGAAGCGCAGGAG TACAAGGTTAAGGTGCCTGAAAGGCAAGATCCAATGCTTGTTCTGAAGTTCATATGGATGGAGAAGAACATCGGCATAGCCCTCGACCAGTTGGTTCCCGGCTATGGCAGCATTCCGTTAAGCCCATACTACTTCTGGCCACGGAAAGATGCCTGGGAGGAGCTAAGAGCAAAGCTGGAGGAGAAAGAGTGGATCTCTCAGAAACAGATGATCATCCTTCTGAATCAGGCCACTGATATCATCAACCTTTGGCAACAGGGTGGTGGCAGCTTGTCAACCTAA
- the LOC127770446 gene encoding MADS-box transcription factor 27-like, whose amino-acid sequence MGRGKIVIRRIDNSTSRQVTFSKRRNGIFKKAKELAILCDAEVGLVIFSSTGRLYEYASTSMKSVIDRYGRAKEEQQHVANPNSELKFWQREAASLRQQLHNLQENHRQLMGQDLSGLGVKELQTLENQLEMSIRCIRTKKDQLMIDEIHELNRKGSLIHQENMELYRKVNLIRQENAELYKKLYETGAETEANRDSTTPYNFAVIEEANTPARLELNPPSQQNDAEQTAPPKLGLQLHP is encoded by the exons atggggaGGGGCAAGATAGTGATCCGGCGGATCGACAACTCGACGAGCCGGCAGGTGACGTTCTCGAAGCGGCGCAACGGGATCTTCAAGAAGGCCAAGGAGCTGGCCATCCTGTGCGACGCCGAGGTCGGCCTCGTCATCTTCTCCAGCACCGGCCGCCTCTACGAGTATGCCAGCACCAG CATGAAGTCAGTGATTGATCGATATGGGCGAGCtaaggaggagcagcagcacgtCGCAAACCCCAACTCGGAGCTGAAG TTCTGGCAAAGGGAGGCAGCAAGCTTGAGACAACAACTGCACAACTTGCAAGAAAATCATCG GCAGTTGATGGGGCAAGATCTTTCTGGATTGGGTGTCAAGGAACTGCAAACTCTAGAAAATCAGCTAGAAATGAGCATACGCTGCATCCGGACAAAAAAG GACCAGCTCATGATTGATGAAATCCACGAACTGAATCGAAAG GGAAGTCTCATCCACCAAGAAAACATGGAACTGTACAGAAAGGTCAACCTGATTCGCCAAGAAAATGCTGAGCTGTACAAGAAG CTCTATGAGACAGGGGCAGAAACTGAAGCGAATCGAGATTCAACAACTCCATACAACTTTGCGGTTATCGAGGAAGCCAACACTCCTGCTCGTCTTGAACTCAATCCCCCAAGCCAACAAAATGATGCTGAGCAAACCGCACCTCCTAAACTAGG GCTCCAATTGCATCCATGA
- the LOC127770863 gene encoding cell number regulator 2-like: SPDRPHGHTVFLTHTHTADERFLHFTERVRAAASHPRESIDDPWPAATRREANNPPVASWSSGLCDCFDDVGGCCLTFFCPCVAFGRIAEIVDLGATSCCASGTLYMLLAMATGFACAYSCCYRSRLHQQYGLQEKPCGDCCVHWCCGPCALCQEYRELKSRGFDMSLGWQGNMERMGKGVATAPPQMHPGMTR, encoded by the exons tcacCTGATCGCCCACACGGCCACACAGTTTTTctcacacacacgcacacagcCGACGAGCGGTTCTTGCATTTCACCGAGCGCGTGCGCGCGGCAGCCAGTCACCCGCGGGAATCGATCGACGATCCATGGCCAGCGGCTACCCGGCGGGAGGCGAACAACCCTCCGGTCGCCTCGTGGTCCTCCGGCCTCTGCGACTGCttcgacgacgtcggcggct GCTGCCTGACCTTCTTCTGCCCGTGCGTCGCCTTCGGGAGGATCGCGGAGATCGTCGACCTGGGAGCCACAT CGTGCTGCGCGAGCGGGACGCTGTACATGTtgctggcgatggcgacggggtTCGCGTGCGCCTACTCCTGCTGCTACCGCTCCAGGCTGCACCAGCAGTACGGGCTCCAGGAGAAGCCCTGCGGCGACTGCTGCGTCCACTGGTGCTGCGGGCCCTGCGCCCTCTGCCAGGAGTACCGCGAGCTCAAGAGCCGCGGCTTCGACATGTCCCTCG GATGGCAGGGGAACATGGAGAGGATGGGGAAGGGCGTCGCGACTGCCCCGCCGCAGATGCACCCGGGGATGACTCGCTAG